GGGAATTGCTGGTCATTGATCGCTTTGAAGAAGACATGGCTGTAATTGAATACGGCCGCCGCACCTTTACCCTGCCCCGCTCCCTCCTGCCCCGGTCTGCCAAAGAGGGTGACGTGATTAAACTCGCCGTCGTCCTGGATCCGGAAGCCACTGCCCGGCGCAAAAAAGAAGTCCGCTCCCTGGCGGACGATGTGTTTGAGGGATAGAGGCTTACTGATCACCGGGCTGCATCCACAATGGCCCTGATTTTAGCGTCCACCTGTGAGGCTATTTCTTCCAGGCCGGTTTCGGGATAAAACTTGGCCAGCATGGTGGGCCGCAGGGCGCTGATGTAAGTCTTGCCGTCGCGGGTGTAGACATTTATTTTACAGGGCATCATCAAGCTGATAAGGACGTCTTTTGCCAGGACTTCGTGGGCGTAGCGGGCATTGCAGATTTCAATAATTTTCAGTGGTTCAGAATCATAGCCTTTGCTTTTCAGGGTGGCCTGGACATCATGGATATGCTGGACCTTCATGCCTTGCGCGGCAGTAGCTTCTTCCACGGCAGTCACGGCGGCGTCAAAATTTTTTTCAGTTGTCACGGTGTAGCTGATGTCTTGGTAATCCATGCCAAATGCCTCCTTCACTTGTTGGCCTGTAGTAAGTCTGGCTTTCATTGTTGAGTTTTATAAATGCTTTTCGACTTTTTTATAATACTACTATCATAATTCGCTGTCAATATATATGGCGAATAATAACCCGATGAACCCTTAATTTACTCCGTTTTCGGAACGCCGGGAAAACCCTGTCCCGGTATTAGCTGCTTTTTGCCAGGGCAATGAGGCTCCTTGCTGCCTGGTAGGCTTCCAGGTAATCGGCTCCCGTGTAAGTTACGGTAACGGCATCGAGGAACCGGCTGCGGGGCAAGATGGCTGCTGCCGCCGCCCGGGCCGGGTCGTTAAATTTAATCGTTACCGTTGCCGGGGCCGGTGCCGCAAGGGGTTGAAAGCTTTTCCTGCTGAGGGCCCGGACCAGTCCCTGGCGGATTTTTTCCCTGGCCAGCCGGGGCGGGAGCGACCTGGCGGCGTGGAAATTAACTGCTTCTTTAACAATAACGGCTTCTACTCCTTCAAGGATTTGCCTTGCTTCACCGGCCAGGACCTGGTCGCCGCTCACCAGGACCACCGTGACACCGAAATAACCGGCCAGCAGGGCATTCAGGCCCAGTTCCCCCATTTCCTGTCCATTAACCTCCAGGCGGTGGACTACGTCGCTGTAGGTGTGGGCCAGGACGCCCGGGCTGCCGGCCCGGGCATGATAACCTA
This Moorella sp. E308F DNA region includes the following protein-coding sequences:
- a CDS encoding DUF3006 domain-containing protein → MQSKSERSRIMPRRELLVIDRFEEDMAVIEYGRRTFTLPRSLLPRSAKEGDVIKLAVVLDPEATARRKKEVRSLADDVFEG
- a CDS encoding DUF302 domain-containing protein, encoding MDYQDISYTVTTEKNFDAAVTAVEEATAAQGMKVQHIHDVQATLKSKGYDSEPLKIIEICNARYAHEVLAKDVLISLMMPCKINVYTRDGKTYISALRPTMLAKFYPETGLEEIASQVDAKIRAIVDAAR
- a CDS encoding M55 family metallopeptidase codes for the protein MRVYISADMEGVAGITAWEQVETIGGVEYARSQRLMTAEVNAAIRGALEAGAASVTVNDAHGRMRNIPPEDLHPGVQLISGAPKKLGMMEGIDRGFAVACFIGYHARAGSPGVLAHTYSDVVHRLEVNGQEMGELGLNALLAGYFGVTVVLVSGDQVLAGEARQILEGVEAVIVKEAVNFHAARSLPPRLAREKIRQGLVRALSRKSFQPLAAPAPATVTIKFNDPARAAAAAILPRSRFLDAVTVTYTGADYLEAYQAARSLIALAKSS